In Sphingobacterium sp. R2, the genomic stretch AAATATGAAAATGGGACAGAAGCCCTGTTTTCAGTTCAGTTTTCAAAAGATGATGGGACAAAATTTGGGCGTGTTAATTTTTCTGATGTGCTATCTGTACCTATGGGCGTAGGCTGTTGTGATTTCAATAAACCGAGTCAAAGCCTTGTCAATGCGTTTCGTACAACGGGTAAAGGTCTACCACTGGATAATTACAATGCATTGAATAGCTTTAATAGCGCTGAGAAGTACGACCCGAGGTTATTCCATACAGTTGCAATTCCGGGTTTACCCTACAAGTATAGTAGTAAAAGAACATACGAAGAAAGCTGGAATCGCAATCCTGCGGAGTATGCTGTTTATGCCTCGTTAAAAGAAAATGTGGATCCCGACTGCGATTGTTTCGTCCCGATGGTACCCTTCTATGCGAATACAAAGAATCGAATTGTATTGCGCTTTGCCGATGTGCTGTTGATGCGGGCAGAGGCGCTTATCGAGCTGCATCGTTCGTCTGAAGCACTGCCATTGATCAATAAAGTGCGTACGCGCGCAAAAAATAGCACCTCACTTACGGGCTATGCAAATGATAAAACACTGATCGAAACGTACAAAAATGGAGATAATATTGTGTGGAACGAAGAAAATGCCCGGAAGGCCTTACGTTGGGAAAGACGTTTGGAGCTCGCGATGGAAAATGGAAGATTCTTTGATTTGGTACGTTGGGGAATTGCAGACCAGGCCATGAATGCCTATTATGATGCAGAAAAGTCACGTCGATCTTATTATTCTTCGGCACATTTTACAGCAGATAGGAACGAATATCTGCCGATTCCCGAAGCACAGATCAGATTAAGTAAATATCTGTACAAACAAAATCCAGGCTATTAAACAGGCATTTATTGTTGAACGATCAGCATAATCAATTATTCCAATGAACACATTAAACAATTATATAAAATTAGGGATTACTATCCTGTTTATCGGACTTCTCGCTGCCTGCAAGCGTGATGCCGATAGTACCCTCAATTTGAGTACAGATGTAGATGTACTTTCTTTCAAGGTCGGCAATACCGTTGGGAAAGTAGATCAGGCAAAAGGTACCATCCTTGTCATGGTTCCTGAAGGTACAGATCTCTCGGCGGTGGCTCCGACAATTGAATTGCCCAATAATGCCAAGGTTTCTCCAGCTTCAGGGATCGCTCAGAACTTTTCATTTTCTGGTACAACACCGATTACTTACCGCGTGTTTAATGGTAATCTTTTCAATACCTACCAAGTAACCGTCAAA encodes the following:
- a CDS encoding RagB/SusD family nutrient uptake outer membrane protein: MKKITTKIAILMVLAGLLPGCTKFLDQTPNGVLSSDQVKEPERLLTATYAALGNDHYDVPFSLWPYGTVRSDDAYKGGSGPQDIQTFHFLEVSNNITTNFAELDKLWFQLYVAISRANTTIKTIQEMDNFDGKEEKLGEARFLRGHFYFMLKILFKYVPYIDENVPVDSYETVSNRALSNDALWQKIVADFQYAVDHLPAVQTEVGRANRIAAAAYLAKAYLYKGYRQDNAERNMVTGIDAGDLEKVIQNTDIVLSSNHTLETDFAFNFLPGKYENGTEALFSVQFSKDDGTKFGRVNFSDVLSVPMGVGCCDFNKPSQSLVNAFRTTGKGLPLDNYNALNSFNSAEKYDPRLFHTVAIPGLPYKYSSKRTYEESWNRNPAEYAVYASLKENVDPDCDCFVPMVPFYANTKNRIVLRFADVLLMRAEALIELHRSSEALPLINKVRTRAKNSTSLTGYANDKTLIETYKNGDNIVWNEENARKALRWERRLELAMENGRFFDLVRWGIADQAMNAYYDAEKSRRSYYSSAHFTADRNEYLPIPEAQIRLSKYLYKQNPGY